The following coding sequences lie in one Arachis ipaensis cultivar K30076 chromosome B03, Araip1.1, whole genome shotgun sequence genomic window:
- the LOC107629782 gene encoding receptor protein kinase TMK1-like yields the protein MVGVHLHQIKACNFLSFFCMMMMITVCYGATDPNDLKILNDFRKGLQNPELLKWPENGVGDPCGNPPWPYVYCNGDRVTQIQSKNLGLKGSLPQNLNQLTELQNLGLQRNNLSGVLPSFNGLSKLEYAFLDYNEFDTIPFDFFKGLTNIRILSLEMNPSLNATTGWSFPLDLKESLQLTNLSFVHCNLVGPLPEFLGTLPSLLNLRLSYNRISGGIPNSFGQSSIQVLWLNNQEGGGMSGSIDVIASMTFLTQLWLNGNKFNGEIPNNIGNLTSLKEINLNGNQLVGLIPESMANMDLDQVDLSNNMLMGPIPKFKAATQVSYGSNFFCQSKPGIQCAPQVNALIDFLHGLNYPSILSSQWSGNDPCGGNWIGLSCNQNSEVSLINLPRRNLSGTLSPSIAKLNSLVKIMLAQNNISGKVPSNFTELKSLSLLDLSYNNFEPPLPKFNDGMKVVIDGNPLFADQHGKSPSPISSPQPSPPNPASPRPLLSLPPKPKPTPSHMPPSHAPVQRSNGSKRSKLVVLLVGVGIFTFVAVLLVSLFVCCLKKKKAPSSLNPHTHDTYNPETMLKFAVSSCDADTKSTKTRLSSVSNLSGETENTHMSDSRNLVISVQVLREVTKDFAAENELGRGGFGTVYKGELGDGTKIAVKRMENGAIRSKGVDEFQAEIGVLSKVRHRHLVSLLGHAIEGNEKLLVYEYMPLGALSKHLFEWERLKLEPLCWSQRLVIALDVARGMEYLHGFARHTFIHRDLKSSNILLAHDFRAKVSDFGLVKLAPDGNKSVATKLAGTFGYLAPEYAVMGKITTKVDVFSYGVVLMELLTGLMALDENRPEENRYLAEWFWQIKSSKEKLLAAIDPALKATQDIFDSIYIVAELAGHCTAREANHRPDMSHAVNVLSALVEKWQPVDEEVNGGSGDIDYGQPLSQMLKVWKEAEGKELGYTSLEDSKGSIPAKPTGFADSFTSADAR from the exons ATGGTTGGTGTTCATCTTCATCAGATCAAAGCTTGCAACTTTCTCTCCTTCTtctgcatgatgatgatgatcacaGTTTGTTACGGTGCTACAGACCCAAATGATCTCAAAATTCTGAATGATTTCAGAAAAGGATTGCAAAATCCCGAGCTTCTCAAATGGCCAGAGAATGGAGTAGGTGACCCATGTGGCAATCCTCCATGGCCTTATGTGTATTGCAATGGTGACAGGGTGACACAGATTCAGTCAAAGAATCTTGGTCTCAAAGGTTCACTCCCTCAGAATTTGAACCAGCTCACAGAACTCCAGAATTTGGGTCTCCAAAGGAACAACCTCAGTGGGGTTTTACCAAGTTTCAATGGATTGTCCAAATTGGAATATGCTTTCTTGGATTACAATGAATTTGACACAATCCCTTTTGATTTCTTCAAAGGACTCACAAACATAAGGATCTTGTCTTTGGAAATGAATCCTTCTTTGAATGCAACCACAGGGTGGTCTTTTCCTTTGGACTTGAAAGAATCATTGCAATTAACCAATCTCTCTTTTGTGCACTGTAATTTGGTTGGACCATTGCCTGAATTTCTAGGCACATTGCCTTCGCTTTTGAATCTGAGGCTCTCATACAACAGAATCTCTGGTGGAATCCCAAACAGTTTTGGCCAATCTTCAATTCAGGTTTTGTGGCTTAACAATCAAGAAGGTGGTGGCATGAGTGGTTCTATTGATGTTATTGCCTCAATGACTTTTCTTACACAGCTTTGGCTTAATGGAAACAAGTTCAATGGGGAAATTCCAAACAACATTGGGAATTTAACTTCCTTGAAGGAGATCAACCTCAATGGAAACCAACTTGTTGGTTTGATTCCGGAATCAATGGCAAACATGGACCTTGATCAAGTTGATTTAAGCAATAACATGTTAATGGGGCCAATACCAAAGTTTAAGGCTGCTACACAAGTATCTTATGGTTCAAATTTCTTTTGTCAGAGTAAGCCTGGGATTCAATGTGCACCTCAAGTTAATGCACTCATTGATTTTCTCCATGGTCTGAATTACCCTTCAATTCTGAGTTCTCAATGGTCTGGTAATGATCCTTGTGGAGGGAACTGGATTGGATTGAGCTGCAATCAGAACTCTGAGGTATCTCTTATCAATTTGCCTAGGAGAAATCTTAGTGGTACATTGAGTCCTTCAATTGCTAAGTTGAATTCACTTGTTAAGATTATGCTTGCACAAAATAACATAAGTGGCAAAGTCCCTAGTAATTTTACTGAATTGAAATCACTGAGTTTGTTGGATTTGAGTTATAATAATTTTGAGCCTCCATTGCCAAAGTTCAATGATGGTATGAAGGTTGTTATTGATGGCAACCCTCTTTTTGCTGATCAACACGGAAAGAGTCCCTCACCTATTAGTAGTCCACAACCTTCACCCCCGAATCCGGCATCACCACGGCCTCTGCTCTCTCTGccaccaaaaccaaaaccaacacCCTCGCATATGCCGCCTTCCCATGCTCCGGTTCAAAGATCAAATGGCTCGAAAAGATCGAAATTGGTAGTATTACTTGTTGGTGTTGGAATCTTTACATTTGTGGCTGTTTTGCTTGTTTCTCTATTTGTATGTTgtttgaagaagaaaaaggctCCTAGCAGTCTTAATCCTCACACTCATGATACATATAACCCAGAAACAATGTTGAAATTCGCAGTTTCGAGCTGTGATGCTGATACCAAGTCAACAAAGACAAGGTTAAGTTCTGTGAGTAACCTGAGTGGTGAAACAGAAAACACTCATATGAGTGATTCTCGAAACCTTGTGATATCAGTACAAGTTCTACGCGAGGTGACGAAGGATTTCGCAGCCGAAAATGAGCTAGGGCGAGGCGGGTTTGGAACGGTTTACAAGGGAGAGCTAGGAGATGGAACGAAGATAGCAGTGAAGAGAATGGAAAATGGAGCTATTAGGAGCAAGGGAGTGGACGAATTCCAGGCGGAAATAGGGGTTCTTTCGAAGGTGCGGCACCGGCATTTGGTGTCGCTTCTAGGCCACGCAATAGAAGGAAATGAAAAACTATTGGTTTATGAGTATATGCCTTTAGGTGCTCTAAGCAAGCATCTATTTGAATGGGAGAGATTGAAATTGGAGCCTCTGTGTTGGTCTCAGAGGCTTGTGATAGCACTTGATGTTGCAAGAGGAATGGAGTACCTTCATGGTTTTGCTCGCCATACCTTCATCCATCGTGATCTCAAGTCTTCCAACATTCTACTTGCTCATGATTTTCGGGCAAAGGTTTCTGATTTTGGTCTTGTCAAACTTGCCCCCGATGGGAACAAGTCTGTGGCTACCAAGCTTGCCGGAACCTTCGGATACCTCGCCCCTGAGTACGCGg TGATGGGTAAAATCACGACGAAAGTGGACGTGTTCAGTTACGGTGTGGTGTTAATGGAACTTCTAACCGGACTAATGGCTCTGGACGAGAACCGGCCAGAGGAGAACCGGTACTTAGCCGAATGGTTCTGGCAAATCAAATCAAGCAAAGAAAAGCTTCTTGCCGCCATAGATCCTGCTCTCAAAGCCACCCAAGACATTTTCGACAGCATCTACATTGTGGCGGAGCTGGCCGGACACTGCACCGCCAGGGAAGCAAACCACCGGCCGGACATGAGCCATGCAGTGAACGTGCTGTCGGCATTGGTGGAGAAATGGCAACCGGTTGACGAAGAAGTCAACGGTGGGTCTGGCGACATTGACTACGGTCAACCGCTTTCGCAGATGTTGAAGGTTTGGAAGGAAGCGGAAGGGAAAGAATTGGGTTACACTAGTCTTGAAGATAGTAAGGGAAGTATTCCAGCTAAGCCTACTGGTTTTGCTGACTCCTTCACTTCTGCTGATGCTAGATGA